Proteins found in one Candidatus Eisenbacteria bacterium genomic segment:
- a CDS encoding adenylosuccinate lyase: protein MISRYSRKEMAALFDDDARYRTWLDVELAVCAAMERRGDIPAGTSARIRSKARIDPALIEALETTVRHDVIAFLTHIAETAGEDARHLHRGMTSSDLVDTALGLTMTRACDLLGAEVGRLRETARALALRHKETIMVGRTHGVHAEPITFGLKVLVWYEELGRAMERLARARAAIAVGKLSGAVGTHAHLSPDLEEEVLGSLGLAPDPVTTQVVQRDRHAEVLQAVALLGASLEKIALEIRHLQRTEVLEAEEPFREGQKGSSAMPHKRNPVNCERICGLARLLRANAHAALENVALWHERDISHSSVERVILPDSFLAADFMAAQLREVLEGLNVYPERMRSNLEMTRGLIYSQRVLLALVHAGQSREDAYAVVQRHAMAAWRGQPDLATRLLADPTVSRFLSKEKLLACFDPAHFIRHVNRIFERVLGEPVAAGR from the coding sequence ATGATTTCCCGCTACAGCCGCAAGGAAATGGCGGCGCTCTTCGACGACGACGCCCGCTACCGGACCTGGCTCGATGTAGAGCTCGCGGTCTGCGCCGCGATGGAGCGGCGCGGGGACATTCCCGCGGGTACCTCCGCGCGGATCCGGTCGAAGGCCAGGATCGATCCCGCCCTCATCGAGGCGCTCGAGACGACGGTCCGCCATGACGTCATCGCGTTCCTGACCCACATCGCGGAAACGGCCGGGGAGGACGCGCGCCACCTCCACCGGGGGATGACCTCGTCCGATCTCGTGGATACCGCGCTTGGGCTCACGATGACGCGGGCGTGCGATCTCCTGGGAGCGGAGGTGGGCCGGCTCCGGGAGACGGCGCGGGCGCTGGCGCTCCGGCACAAGGAGACGATCATGGTCGGCCGAACCCACGGCGTTCACGCCGAGCCGATCACGTTTGGATTGAAGGTCCTGGTCTGGTACGAGGAGCTGGGGCGGGCGATGGAACGGCTCGCTCGCGCGCGCGCCGCCATCGCCGTGGGAAAACTCTCCGGAGCGGTGGGGACGCATGCGCACTTGAGCCCCGACTTAGAGGAGGAAGTGCTGGGCTCGCTCGGCTTGGCGCCCGATCCTGTGACCACGCAGGTGGTGCAGCGCGACCGGCATGCCGAGGTCCTGCAGGCCGTGGCCCTCCTCGGGGCCTCGCTCGAGAAGATCGCGCTCGAGATCCGGCATCTCCAGAGGACCGAGGTCCTCGAGGCGGAGGAGCCGTTCCGGGAAGGACAGAAGGGCTCGTCGGCGATGCCGCACAAGCGAAATCCGGTCAACTGCGAGCGGATCTGCGGGCTCGCCCGGCTCCTGCGCGCGAACGCCCATGCCGCGCTCGAAAACGTAGCGCTCTGGCACGAGCGCGACATCAGCCACTCGAGCGTGGAGCGCGTGATCCTGCCGGACTCGTTTCTTGCCGCGGATTTCATGGCGGCCCAGCTTCGCGAGGTGCTCGAAGGCTTGAACGTGTACCCGGAGCGGATGCGCTCGAATCTGGAGATGACCCGCGGCTTGATCTACTCGCAACGGGTCCTCCTGGCTCTCGTCCACGCGGGCCAGAGTCGCGAGGACGCCTACGCCGTGGTGCAGCGCCACGCGATGGCGGCGTGGCGGGGCCAGCCCGACCTCGCGACCCGGTTGCTCGCGGATCCCACCGTGTCCCGCTTCCTTTCCAAAGAAAAGCTCCTCGCCTGCTTCGATCCGGCCCACTTCATCCGTCACGTGAACCGAATATTTGAACGCGTTTTGGGGGAACCCGTTGCAGCAGGCCGCTAG